The following are from one region of the Coffea eugenioides isolate CCC68of chromosome 2, Ceug_1.0, whole genome shotgun sequence genome:
- the LOC113759787 gene encoding geraniol 8-hydroxylase-like codes for MDTITIVSSLVFYLVIWAFIHVITSNLRSRKSAARLPPGPYSFPIIGNLHQLGEKPHQSFAKLSKTYGPLMFLKLGSKATILVSSADVAREVLQRYDQLFSSRAAPTAAQALDHHKISMVWLPVLSQWRNMRKMCKENIFATPRLDASQGLRQEKLQELCEYLHKSSVSRKAVNVGDAAFTTSLNLMSRTLFSKDFANYDSNSSQELREVAWGVMKNVGASNLSDYFPVLQRIDPQGIMRDTKFYFQRLFDIFDDIIDERLQLRGTSEAKQKDLLEALLDHSIKNESEFNRNDLKHLLLDLFVAGIDTTSATVEWAMTELLRSPDRIAKARAELKEVIGEKEGVQESDISRLPYLQAVIKETFRLHPPAPLLVPHKADEDVEINGFIVPKNIQVLVNVWASGRDPTMWSDPENFEPERFLGSDIDVRGQHFELIPFGAGRRICPGLPLAYRMVHLMLASFIHNIDWKLEDGMKPEDLDMEEKFGLTIQKALPLKAIPVKL; via the exons ATGGATACTATAACTATAGTCTCTTCTCTTGTATTCTATCTTGTCATCTGGGCATTCATCCATGTGATCACTTCAAATTTGAGGTCCCGGAAATCAGCTGCCAGACTTCCTCCGGGGCCTTATTCATTTCCAATCATCGGTAATCTCCATCAGCTTGGCGAAAAGCCTCACCAATCATTTGCAAAACTGTCCAAAACTTATGGACCTCTGATGTTTCTTAAGCTAGGGAGCAAAGCAACCATACTTGTATCATCTGCAGATGTTGCAAGAGAAGTGCTACAAAGATATGACCAGTTGTTTTCAAGCCGAGCAGCCCCCACTGCTGCTCAAGCACTTGATCACCATAAGATCTCTATGGTCTGGCTGCCAGTTTTGAGCCAGTGGCGGAACATGCGCAAGATGTGTAAAGAGAATATTTTTGCAACACCAAGACTCGACGCTAGCCAAGGCCTTCGTCAAGAAAAGCTGCAAGAATTATGCGAATATTTGCATAAATCTAGTGTTAGCAGGAAAGCTGTGAATGTTGGTGATGCAGCCTTCACAACATCTCTTAACTTGATGTCGAGAACTCTATTTTCTAAAGATTTTGCCAACTATGATTCTAATTCGTCTCAAGAACTCAGGGAGGTGGCATGGGGGGTGATGAAAAATGTTGGCGCTTCTAATCTTTCAGATTACTTTCCAGTCCTACAAAGGATTGATCCCCAAGGCATCATGCGGGACACCAAGTTCTATTTCCAGCGGCTGTTTGATATTTTTGATGACATCATTGATGAACGGCTGCAACTAAGAGGTACATCGGAGGCTAAGCAAAAAGATTTGTTGGAAGCACTCTTGGATCACAGCATAAAGAATGAGTCCGAGTTCAATCGCAATGATCTTAAGCATTTGCTTCTG GATTTATTTGTGGCAGGAATAGACACTACTTCAGCTACTGTGGAGTGGGCAATGACAGAGTTATTACGCAGTCCTGATAGGATTGCAAAAGCTAGAGCAGAGCTCAAGGAAGTCATTGGAGAGAAGGAAGGAGTCCAAGAATCAGATATCTCTCGACTCCCTTACCTGCAAGCAGTGATCAAAGAAACCTTTCGACTTCACCCTCCAGCGCCATTACTTGTTCCTCACAAAGCTGATGAAGATGTAGAAATCAATGGTTTCATAGTGCCAAAAAACATACAAGTACTTGTCAACGTGTGGGCTTCGGGTAGGGATCCGACAATGTGGTCAGATCCTGAGAATTTTGAACCAGAGCGATTTTTAGGCAGTGACATTGATGTGAGAGGCCAGCATTTCGAGCTCATTCCCTTTGGCGCTGGGAGGAGAATATGTCCAGGATTGCCTCTAGCTTATCGGATGGTACACTTGATGCTGGCTTCTTTCATTCACAACATTGACTGGAAACTGGAAGATGGAATGAAACCAGAAGATTTAGACATGGAAGAAAAATTTGGGTTGACAATTCAGAAGGCCTTGCCTCTAAAGGCTATTCCTGTTAAGCTGTGA